In the Nitrospirae bacterium CG2_30_53_67 genome, one interval contains:
- a CDS encoding electron transfer flavoprotein subunit beta — MKIIVCVKQVPDTAARIRIASSGREIDTADLTYVVNPYDEYAVEEALRIKEKAGGEVIVISMGPDRAAEAVRTALAMGADRGIHLKDVAFEGSDPYTTAKLLAKVISGMEYDLILCGKQAVDDDASFVGPALAEFLGIPQATVITKLDLSEDRKSITVEREVEGGKEALELPLPALVTAQKGLNEPRYASLPGIMKAKKKEIKVMDAASAGISPDEVGEKGAKQKLLSLSLPAERKGGKVIPGEPKDAVKELVRLLKEEAKAL, encoded by the coding sequence ATGAAGATCATTGTCTGCGTCAAACAGGTGCCGGATACGGCGGCCCGGATCAGGATCGCGTCCAGCGGAAGAGAGATCGACACGGCGGATCTGACCTATGTGGTCAATCCCTATGACGAATATGCCGTGGAAGAGGCCCTGCGAATCAAGGAGAAGGCCGGAGGGGAGGTCATTGTGATCTCAATGGGTCCGGACCGAGCGGCTGAGGCCGTCCGTACCGCACTCGCCATGGGGGCGGACCGGGGGATCCATCTCAAGGACGTCGCCTTCGAGGGATCCGATCCATACACAACGGCCAAACTCCTTGCCAAGGTCATCTCAGGCATGGAATATGATCTCATCCTCTGCGGCAAGCAGGCCGTGGATGATGATGCCTCATTCGTGGGGCCGGCCCTGGCGGAATTTCTGGGAATCCCGCAGGCCACGGTGATTACAAAACTCGATCTCTCCGAAGACCGGAAGAGCATCACCGTGGAACGGGAGGTGGAAGGGGGCAAAGAGGCGCTCGAGCTTCCCCTTCCTGCCCTGGTTACCGCGCAGAAGGGATTGAATGAACCGCGTTATGCATCACTCCCGGGAATCATGAAGGCCAAGAAGAAGGAGATCAAGGTGATGGATGCCGCGTCCGCCGGGATTTCTCCGGATGAGGTTGGAGAGAAGGGGGCAAAACAGAAACTTCTTTCTCTTTCACTGCCCGCCGAACGGAAAGGCGGCAAGGTCATTCCGGGTGAGCCTAAAGATGCGGTCAAGGAACTGGTCAGGCTTCTCAAGGAAGAGGCCAAGGCGCTGTAA
- a CDS encoding acyl-CoA dehydrogenase encodes MDFEWTEEQRMIREMVRKFTDQEVRPLAAEIDRKEEIPAQLLKKGVENGLMGIAIPEAYGGSGFGEVGYCIMMEELSHGCASFAITIAAHQSIGCMPILLDGTEEQKQKFLVPMARGEKLGAFALTEPGAGSDAGSIRTTAVEDGDDFVINGSKIWITNGGIADIMILYAATDPGKGGRGGITAFIVPTDTPGFTVGTLEKKMGIRGSNTAELIFENMRIPRSHVLGKSGDGFKNAMATLGYGRLGLGAAAVGAGKEMLNLSVRHAQERRQFGKPIADQQIIQFYLAEMAAKIYAMESMVYRTASMADRGEKFSRESATVKFLCTEWQDWIVDRAMQIHGGMGYMTHMPIERFYRDSRINRIFEGTNEIQHLVIARDVLKKGRY; translated from the coding sequence GGACTTTGAATGGACCGAAGAGCAGCGCATGATCCGGGAGATGGTGAGAAAGTTCACGGATCAGGAGGTGAGGCCTCTCGCGGCTGAGATCGACAGGAAAGAGGAGATTCCGGCTCAGCTTCTTAAAAAAGGGGTGGAAAACGGCCTGATGGGGATCGCGATCCCGGAGGCTTATGGAGGGAGCGGATTCGGCGAGGTGGGTTATTGCATCATGATGGAGGAACTCTCCCATGGGTGCGCGAGCTTCGCCATCACCATCGCCGCACACCAGAGCATCGGGTGCATGCCGATCCTGCTGGATGGGACCGAGGAGCAGAAGCAGAAATTTCTGGTTCCGATGGCCAGAGGGGAGAAGCTCGGGGCATTCGCCCTGACCGAACCCGGCGCCGGTTCCGATGCGGGAAGCATCCGCACCACCGCCGTGGAGGATGGAGACGACTTTGTCATCAACGGGAGCAAAATCTGGATCACCAACGGGGGGATCGCCGACATCATGATCCTGTACGCTGCTACCGATCCTGGGAAAGGCGGAAGGGGAGGGATCACCGCATTCATTGTCCCCACCGACACCCCCGGTTTCACCGTGGGGACCCTGGAAAAAAAGATGGGGATTCGGGGCTCCAATACGGCGGAACTGATTTTTGAAAACATGCGGATACCCCGTTCCCATGTGCTGGGAAAGTCAGGGGATGGGTTTAAAAACGCCATGGCGACCCTGGGCTATGGGAGGCTGGGGCTGGGCGCCGCGGCCGTAGGGGCCGGGAAGGAGATGCTCAATCTTTCGGTGCGGCATGCGCAGGAACGCCGGCAGTTCGGCAAACCCATCGCGGATCAGCAGATCATTCAGTTCTATCTCGCCGAGATGGCGGCGAAGATCTACGCCATGGAGAGCATGGTTTATCGCACGGCGTCCATGGCCGACCGGGGGGAGAAATTCAGCCGGGAGTCTGCAACGGTCAAATTTCTCTGCACCGAATGGCAGGACTGGATCGTGGACCGCGCCATGCAGATCCACGGGGGCATGGGATACATGACCCACATGCCCATTGAACGTTTTTACCGGGATTCCCGGATCAACCGGATCTTTGAGGGGACCAACGAGATCCAGCATCTGGTGATTGCAAGGGACGTGCTTAAGAAAGGGAGGTACTGA